A window from Hoeflea sp. IMCC20628 encodes these proteins:
- the ffh gene encoding signal recognition particle protein codes for MFDTLQDRLGSILNNLTGRGALSDKDVSEAMREVRRALLEADVALEVVRGFTDRVREKAVGAEIVKSIKPGQMVVKLVHDELVALLGEEGVPIDLNAAAPVVIMMVGLQGSGKTTTSGKIAARLEKRDRKKVLMASLDTRRPAAQEQLRQLGEQTGVATLPIIAGQSPTDIAARAVQAARLGGHDVVILDTAGRTHIDEPLMAEMAEIKKRTNPHEILLVADALTGQDAVNLARSFDERVGITGLVLTRMDGDGRGGAALSMRAVTGKPIKLIGTGEKMDALEEFHPRRVADRILGMGDIVSLVEKAAENFDADKAQVMAARMKAGKFDLNDMADQLGQMQKLGGMGGIMGMMPGMGKMKDQMSAAGMDDKTFARQLAIIGSMTKAERANPDVLKHSRKKRIAKGSGTDAAAINKLLKMHRQMADMMKAMGGKGKGGGMMRAAMGGLASKMGLPGGMGGGMGGMPDLSKMDPKQLEALQKQAEAAGLGGGMPGGLSGMGGGKLPGLGGPKLPGLGGGLPGLPKKK; via the coding sequence ATGTTTGATACTCTCCAGGACCGGCTCGGCTCCATCCTCAACAATCTGACCGGGCGCGGCGCCCTGTCGGACAAGGATGTGTCGGAAGCCATGCGCGAGGTTCGCCGCGCGCTGCTGGAGGCCGACGTGGCGCTGGAAGTGGTGCGCGGTTTCACCGACCGGGTGCGCGAGAAGGCCGTCGGTGCCGAGATCGTCAAGTCGATCAAACCAGGCCAGATGGTGGTCAAGCTGGTTCATGACGAGCTGGTGGCGCTCTTGGGCGAAGAAGGCGTGCCGATCGATCTCAATGCGGCCGCTCCCGTCGTCATCATGATGGTCGGCCTGCAGGGCTCGGGTAAAACCACGACGTCGGGCAAGATCGCTGCGCGGCTTGAAAAGCGCGACCGCAAGAAGGTCCTGATGGCCTCGCTCGACACGCGCCGGCCGGCAGCGCAAGAGCAGCTCAGGCAATTGGGCGAGCAGACCGGTGTGGCAACGCTGCCGATCATCGCCGGGCAGTCGCCAACCGATATCGCCGCGCGCGCGGTGCAGGCAGCCAGGCTCGGCGGCCATGACGTGGTCATTCTCGACACCGCCGGCCGTACCCATATTGACGAACCCTTGATGGCCGAAATGGCCGAGATCAAGAAGCGCACCAATCCGCATGAAATCCTGCTGGTCGCCGATGCGCTGACCGGCCAGGACGCGGTCAATCTGGCGCGCAGCTTTGACGAGCGCGTCGGTATCACCGGTCTGGTTCTGACCCGCATGGACGGCGATGGCCGCGGCGGTGCAGCACTTTCGATGCGGGCTGTCACCGGCAAGCCGATCAAGCTGATCGGTACCGGCGAAAAGATGGACGCGCTCGAGGAATTCCATCCCCGCCGCGTTGCCGACCGCATCTTGGGCATGGGTGACATTGTCAGCCTGGTCGAGAAGGCGGCGGAAAATTTCGACGCCGACAAGGCGCAGGTCATGGCCGCCCGGATGAAGGCGGGCAAGTTCGACCTCAACGACATGGCCGATCAGCTCGGCCAGATGCAGAAGCTCGGCGGCATGGGCGGCATCATGGGCATGATGCCCGGCATGGGCAAGATGAAGGACCAGATGTCGGCGGCCGGCATGGACGACAAGACATTCGCCCGCCAGCTCGCCATCATCGGCTCGATGACCAAGGCCGAGCGCGCCAATCCGGACGTGCTCAAGCACTCGCGTAAAAAACGCATCGCCAAGGGCTCGGGCACCGATGCGGCGGCAATCAACAAGCTTCTGAAGATGCACCGGCAGATGGCCGACATGATGAAAGCCATGGGCGGCAAGGGCAAGGGCGGCGGCATGATGCGTGCGGCCATGGGCGGCCTGGCCTCGAAGATGGGTCTTCCCGGCGGCATGGGTGGCGGAATGGGCGGCATGCCGGATCTGTCGAAGATGGATCCGAAACAGCTCGAAGCGCTGCAGAAACAGGCCGAGGCTGCGGGTCTTGGCGGCGGCATGCCCGGCGGATTGTCCGGCATGGGTGGCGGCAAACTGCCCGGATTGGGCGGTCCGAAACTGCCGGGTCTTGGCGGCGGCCTTCCCGGCCTGCCGAAGAAGAAGTGA
- a CDS encoding chorismate mutase, translating to MSTDTEALAKLQQFRRSIDNFDAALIHILAERFRVTKAVGALKASADLPPSDPNREAEQVARLRELAKSADLDPDFAEKFLEFVIREVIQHHKQAGAK from the coding sequence ATGAGCACAGATACCGAAGCACTGGCCAAACTGCAGCAATTCCGCCGTTCGATCGACAATTTCGACGCGGCGCTGATTCACATCCTGGCCGAGCGCTTCCGGGTGACCAAGGCTGTCGGCGCGCTGAAGGCGTCGGCCGATCTGCCGCCATCTGATCCGAACCGTGAAGCCGAGCAGGTTGCCCGTCTGCGCGAACTGGCCAAATCCGCCGATCTCGATCCGGATTTTGCCGAAAAGTTCCTTGAATTCGTCATTCGCGAAGTCATCCAGCATCACAAGCAGGCCGGCGCGAAATGA
- the rpsP gene encoding 30S ribosomal protein S16 yields the protein MGLKIRLARGGSKKRPYYHVIVADVRSPRDGRFIERLGYWNPMLAKDDATRVSLNQERIQHWLDHGALPTDRVARFMAEAGMMTREARSNPNKALPGKKAQERVAEKKQKQDDATAAAAQAEEDAKAAVIKAAEDAAAAAAAPAEEAPAEEPAAE from the coding sequence ATGGGATTGAAAATTCGTCTGGCCCGCGGTGGCTCCAAGAAGCGTCCTTACTACCACGTCATCGTTGCTGACGTGCGTTCGCCACGCGATGGCCGCTTCATCGAGCGTCTGGGCTACTGGAACCCGATGCTGGCCAAGGACGACGCCACCCGCGTCAGCCTCAACCAGGAGCGCATCCAGCATTGGCTCGATCACGGCGCGCTGCCGACAGACCGCGTTGCCCGTTTCATGGCCGAAGCCGGCATGATGACCCGCGAAGCCCGCTCCAACCCGAACAAGGCGCTGCCAGGCAAGAAGGCCCAGGAACGCGTTGCCGAGAAGAAGCAGAAGCAGGACGACGCAACCGCCGCTGCAGCCCAGGCTGAAGAAGATGCGAAGGCTGCCGTCATCAAGGCTGCTGAAGACGCCGCTGCTGCCGCTGCAGCACCAGCTGAAGAAGCTCCTGCTGAAGAACCCGCTGCGGAATAA
- the rimM gene encoding ribosome maturation factor RimM (Essential for efficient processing of 16S rRNA) produces the protein MTKLDHPVLIGVIGAAQGIRGEVRIKPFTEDPMALADYGALYTKDGRRFEILDHRFAKTVVVVRLRGINDRNAAEALKGLELFIDRSSLDDEELEEGEYFHADLEGLEAWDADGQFWGTISGVLDFGGGDLLELRDEGKKPVVIPFTLAAVPNVDLEAGRILVDPIAAGLISTGEDDEGDEGDGRSGGDR, from the coding sequence ATGACCAAGCTTGACCATCCCGTTCTCATCGGCGTCATCGGCGCAGCACAGGGAATTCGCGGCGAGGTGCGGATCAAGCCGTTCACCGAGGATCCTATGGCGCTCGCCGATTACGGTGCGCTCTACACCAAGGACGGCCGCCGTTTCGAAATTCTCGATCACCGCTTCGCCAAGACCGTTGTGGTGGTGCGCTTGCGCGGCATCAATGATCGCAACGCAGCCGAAGCGCTGAAGGGGCTGGAGCTGTTTATCGACCGCTCGAGCCTTGACGATGAAGAGCTCGAAGAGGGCGAATACTTCCACGCCGATCTCGAAGGACTGGAAGCCTGGGATGCCGACGGCCAGTTTTGGGGCACGATCTCCGGCGTGCTGGATTTTGGTGGCGGCGACCTGCTGGAATTGCGCGACGAGGGCAAGAAGCCGGTGGTGATTCCGTTCACGCTGGCCGCCGTGCCGAATGTCGATCTCGAGGCCGGCCGCATTCTGGTTGATCCGATTGCAGCCGGTCTTATCAGCACCGGCGAGGACGACGAGGGTGATGAGGGTGACGGCCGTTCCGGTGGAGACCGGTAG
- the trmD gene encoding tRNA (guanosine(37)-N1)-methyltransferase TrmD, with protein sequence MSFRATVLTLYPDMFPGHLGHSLAGRALERGDALIEPVNIRDYATDKHRSVDDTPAGGGAGMVLKPDVLAACIDAVSPAGDTRPRLLMSPRGRPLTQSRVRELAAGPGVVIICGRFEGVDQRVIEARNLEEVSIGDYVLSGGEPAALTLLDAVIRVLPGVMGNAESGTQESFETGQLEHPHYTRPQVFEGREIPEVLTSGNHKAIESWRQAQSLQLTRERRPDLLESDDSA encoded by the coding sequence ATGAGTTTTCGCGCCACCGTGCTAACGCTCTATCCCGACATGTTTCCTGGCCATCTGGGCCATTCGCTGGCGGGCCGGGCGCTGGAACGCGGCGATGCGCTGATCGAGCCGGTCAATATCCGCGACTATGCCACCGACAAGCATCGCTCGGTCGATGATACGCCGGCGGGCGGTGGTGCGGGCATGGTGCTCAAACCCGATGTGCTGGCGGCTTGCATCGATGCGGTCAGCCCGGCGGGCGATACACGGCCACGGCTGCTGATGAGCCCGCGCGGGCGTCCACTGACGCAATCGCGGGTCCGTGAGCTTGCAGCGGGCCCCGGCGTGGTGATCATCTGCGGCCGTTTCGAGGGCGTTGACCAGCGGGTGATCGAGGCGCGCAACCTCGAGGAAGTCTCGATCGGTGATTATGTGCTGTCAGGCGGCGAACCGGCAGCACTGACGCTGCTCGACGCGGTGATCCGGGTGCTGCCCGGCGTCATGGGCAATGCGGAGTCGGGCACCCAGGAAAGTTTCGAGACCGGCCAGCTCGAACATCCGCACTACACAAGGCCGCAGGTCTTCGAGGGGCGCGAGATCCCCGAGGTTCTGACCTCGGGCAATCACAAGGCCATCGAAAGCTGGCGGCAGGCGCAATCGCTGCAATTGACGCGTGAGCGCCGGCCCGATCTGCTCGAGTCCGACGATTCTGCTTGA
- a CDS encoding sulfite exporter TauE/SafE family protein encodes MSFPEILLLFSAGFLSSVVNAIAGGGTFLTFGAMTLVGVPPIMANATSSVTQFPGYITSALAYRTEIREAGREAWVLAGLSLLGSLAGALILVSMSNPSFRQLVPWLLLAATLIFAAGPYLRPKTLHAEQPITRIGLAFQFLTSIYGGFFGAGMGIMMLAVLGVTKGGDYHKLNALKNFVAVIIALVAIVVFSSGGVVAWLPALIMIPAGALGGHAGVWAARRVPQTVIRGAVVAVGLLLTWYYFTS; translated from the coding sequence ATGTCATTTCCCGAGATACTGCTTCTGTTTAGTGCCGGCTTTTTGTCGAGCGTCGTCAACGCCATTGCCGGAGGCGGAACATTCCTCACCTTCGGCGCCATGACACTGGTCGGCGTGCCGCCAATCATGGCCAATGCCACCTCGTCGGTGACCCAGTTTCCCGGCTACATCACCTCGGCGCTGGCCTACCGCACCGAAATCCGCGAGGCCGGGCGCGAGGCCTGGGTGCTGGCCGGACTGTCCCTGCTGGGAAGTCTCGCAGGCGCGCTGATCCTGGTGTCGATGTCCAACCCCTCGTTCCGTCAGCTGGTGCCCTGGCTGTTGCTGGCAGCGACACTGATTTTTGCCGCCGGCCCCTATCTGCGTCCCAAGACGCTGCATGCCGAACAACCGATCACCCGGATCGGGCTGGCCTTCCAGTTCCTGACCTCGATCTATGGCGGGTTTTTCGGCGCCGGCATGGGCATCATGATGCTGGCCGTGCTCGGCGTGACCAAGGGCGGCGATTACCACAAGCTCAATGCGCTGAAGAATTTTGTCGCGGTCATCATCGCGCTCGTCGCCATTGTGGTGTTTTCAAGCGGTGGGGTGGTGGCCTGGCTGCCGGCGCTGATCATGATTCCGGCCGGCGCACTGGGCGGCCATGCCGGGGTCTGGGCAGCCCGGCGGGTGCCACAAACGGTGATCCGCGGTGCCGTCGTTGCCGTCGGCCTGCTGCTGACCTGGTATTATTTCACCAGCTGA
- the rplS gene encoding 50S ribosomal protein L19: MNIIAQLDAEQAAKIEEARKFPEFSAGDTLRVQVRVTEGKRTRLQAFEGVCIARSGAGLNENFTVRKISYGEGVERVFPMFSPLVEAVEVVRRGKVRRAKLYYMRDRRGKSARIVENTGTRARKLNDTERQAFAAEKVRIEAEKVAAAQALAAEKSAAEAAEAAAAKAAAAEAAASADEAKGE, translated from the coding sequence ATGAATATCATTGCTCAGCTGGATGCCGAACAGGCAGCCAAGATTGAAGAAGCCCGCAAGTTCCCTGAATTCTCCGCCGGCGACACGCTTCGGGTTCAGGTGCGCGTGACAGAAGGCAAGCGGACTCGTCTGCAGGCCTTTGAAGGCGTTTGCATCGCGCGCTCCGGCGCCGGCCTGAACGAAAACTTCACCGTTCGCAAGATCTCCTACGGCGAAGGCGTGGAACGCGTGTTCCCGATGTTCTCGCCGCTGGTTGAAGCCGTTGAAGTTGTCCGTCGCGGCAAGGTTCGTCGTGCCAAGCTCTATTACATGCGCGATCGTCGCGGCAAGTCGGCTCGTATCGTCGAGAACACCGGCACCCGCGCTCGCAAGCTCAACGACACCGAGCGTCAGGCATTTGCTGCCGAGAAGGTCCGCATCGAAGCTGAAAAAGTTGCCGCAGCCCAGGCTCTGGCCGCTGAAAAGTCAGCAGCAGAAGCCGCTGAAGCAGCAGCAGCAAAGGCAGCAGCAGCAGAAGCCGCCGCATCGGCTGACGAAGCCAAGGGCGAATAA
- a CDS encoding DUF488 domain-containing protein: MKTVYTIGYEGTDIHRFVETLQAVGVEAIADVRALPLSRKKGFSKNALKDQLNQAGIDYIAMKELGDPKPGRDAAKAGNYTLFRKLYSAHVDQEEPKSALKKLATIAESNIVCLLCFERDPKTCHRQIVGERMAPFGYEMFHLYGDDPKRYIRHQEKLPTINSAIV, translated from the coding sequence ATGAAGACAGTCTACACAATCGGATACGAAGGAACCGATATTCATCGGTTTGTGGAGACTCTTCAGGCAGTAGGCGTAGAAGCCATTGCTGATGTGAGAGCACTCCCGCTATCCCGGAAAAAGGGATTCTCGAAGAACGCGCTCAAAGACCAACTAAACCAAGCTGGCATTGATTATATTGCGATGAAGGAATTGGGTGATCCGAAACCAGGAAGAGACGCAGCGAAGGCTGGTAATTATACATTATTCAGAAAACTTTACTCTGCGCATGTGGATCAGGAAGAGCCTAAATCTGCCTTGAAAAAACTAGCTACGATCGCTGAGTCAAATATAGTTTGCCTTCTTTGCTTTGAACGAGATCCAAAAACATGTCATAGACAAATTGTTGGCGAACGCATGGCTCCATTTGGGTACGAGATGTTTCATTTATATGGAGACGATCCGAAGCGATACATAAGACATCAAGAAAAACTTCCGACAATTAACTCCGCAATAGTCTAA
- a CDS encoding transporter substrate-binding domain-containing protein, translated as MAAAAAVIGLGAASLQAQDLPDLGGKAVVVVTENAYPPLQFIDPKTGEQIGWEYDAMNEIAKRLNFNVEYQNTSWDAMIQAVSDGQYELGMTGISIKEDRKEKVDFSDPYLRSEMFMLVRSDESRFDDAVSFAAFEKGLVGAQPGTTPFYVSVYDVLDGDEANPRIKLMETFGATVQALKTGDVDMVLTDGVAGKGYVDASDGGLKLVGGPLGADDFGFIFPKGSDLVAPVNAAIAAMKADGTIDALNKKWFLDYKLGG; from the coding sequence ATGGCTGCAGCAGCAGCTGTCATCGGCCTGGGTGCGGCCAGCCTGCAGGCGCAGGATCTGCCCGATCTAGGCGGCAAGGCCGTCGTGGTCGTTACTGAGAACGCCTATCCACCGCTGCAGTTCATCGATCCGAAGACCGGCGAGCAGATCGGCTGGGAATATGATGCGATGAACGAGATCGCCAAGCGGCTCAATTTCAACGTCGAGTATCAGAACACATCCTGGGATGCGATGATCCAGGCCGTCTCCGACGGTCAGTACGAACTCGGCATGACCGGCATTTCGATCAAGGAAGACCGCAAGGAAAAGGTCGATTTCTCCGATCCCTATCTGCGCTCGGAAATGTTCATGCTGGTGCGCAGCGACGAGAGCCGGTTTGACGACGCGGTGTCTTTCGCAGCTTTCGAAAAAGGTCTCGTCGGCGCACAGCCCGGCACCACGCCGTTCTATGTTTCCGTCTATGACGTGCTCGACGGTGACGAAGCCAATCCGCGCATCAAGCTGATGGAAACTTTTGGCGCCACCGTTCAGGCGCTTAAGACTGGCGATGTCGACATGGTGCTGACCGACGGTGTCGCCGGCAAGGGCTATGTCGATGCCTCCGATGGTGGTCTCAAGCTGGTCGGCGGTCCGCTGGGCGCTGATGATTTCGGCTTCATCTTCCCGAAGGGTTCCGACCTGGTCGCTCCGGTCAATGCCGCGATTGCAGCGATGAAGGCTGACGGCACCATTGATGCGTTGAACAAGAAATGGTTCCTCGACTACAAGCTCGGCGGCTAG
- a CDS encoding GNAT family N-acetyltransferase — MSIIIDGYRPGALAGVVGLHMDYYAQAWDFGVTFETKLASELAEFLARFDPERDLFVAAWRGDALVGSISMDVSGGGADGAHLRWFVVSGSERGSGLGKQLMSLAIDHADRVAAGRVWLTTFAGLEAARALYERHGFGLRSQSDADQWHGGVQEQLFTRPAPGDASMENPSS, encoded by the coding sequence GTGTCGATCATCATCGACGGATACAGGCCGGGAGCGCTTGCCGGCGTTGTCGGCCTGCATATGGATTACTATGCGCAGGCCTGGGATTTCGGAGTGACATTCGAAACCAAGCTGGCGTCCGAGCTGGCGGAATTTCTTGCCCGCTTCGATCCCGAGCGTGACCTGTTTGTCGCCGCATGGCGCGGTGATGCGCTGGTCGGATCGATATCGATGGATGTCTCCGGCGGTGGCGCCGACGGGGCGCATCTGCGCTGGTTCGTGGTCTCCGGCTCCGAGCGTGGCAGCGGGCTTGGCAAACAGCTGATGAGCCTGGCCATCGATCATGCCGACCGCGTTGCGGCTGGCCGGGTCTGGCTCACCACCTTTGCCGGGCTCGAGGCGGCGCGCGCGCTCTACGAGCGCCATGGCTTCGGGCTCCGCTCGCAAAGCGACGCTGATCAATGGCATGGCGGTGTGCAGGAACAGCTGTTCACGCGCCCGGCGCCGGGCGATGCATCGATGGAAAATCCAAGCTCGTGA
- a CDS encoding amino acid ABC transporter permease, which yields MTAAPKKADKADFPWWLLAAGAIALFLAIQIVLNDLYSQIFSIVSKGVWITIFVTLVGFTLATAIGLLLAVMGLSKSLVLRQIARFYVEIIRGIPILVLLFYIAFVGAPGFVIAWNGLMTPLIEAGIFDPLQVRDVSLMWRAVIALTIGYSAFISEVFRAGILSVDSGQIEAAKALGLTGVQRFRFIVLPQAIRTILPPLGNDFIAMIKDSSLVSVLGVADLTQMGKIYASGSFRFFETYSIVAYVYLLLTVGLSLGLRALEKRLRRADEERGGGSHG from the coding sequence GTGACAGCAGCTCCGAAAAAGGCCGACAAGGCCGACTTCCCCTGGTGGTTGCTGGCTGCCGGCGCCATTGCGCTGTTTCTGGCAATCCAGATTGTTCTCAACGATCTCTACAGCCAGATTTTCTCGATTGTGTCGAAGGGCGTCTGGATCACGATCTTCGTGACGCTTGTCGGATTCACGCTGGCGACGGCGATCGGCCTGCTTCTGGCGGTGATGGGTCTGTCGAAATCACTGGTGCTCAGGCAGATCGCGCGGTTTTATGTCGAGATCATCCGCGGCATCCCGATCCTGGTGCTGCTGTTCTACATTGCCTTCGTCGGCGCGCCGGGCTTCGTGATCGCCTGGAACGGACTGATGACGCCGCTGATCGAGGCCGGGATTTTCGATCCGTTGCAGGTGCGCGATGTGTCGCTGATGTGGCGGGCGGTGATCGCGCTGACCATCGGCTATTCGGCCTTTATCTCCGAGGTGTTCCGCGCGGGCATCCTGTCGGTGGACTCAGGCCAGATCGAAGCTGCCAAGGCGCTGGGGCTGACCGGTGTGCAACGCTTCCGCTTCATCGTGCTGCCGCAGGCGATTCGCACCATCCTGCCGCCGCTCGGCAATGACTTCATCGCCATGATCAAGGATTCCTCGCTGGTCTCGGTGCTCGGCGTCGCCGACCTGACACAGATGGGCAAGATCTACGCCTCCGGCTCGTTCCGGTTTTTCGAAACCTATTCGATCGTCGCCTATGTCTATCTGCTGTTGACTGTCGGTTTGTCGCTCGGGCTCAGGGCTCTGGAAAAACGCTTGCGGCGGGCTGACGAGGAACGCGGCGGCGGCTCACATGGCTAA
- the leuC gene encoding 3-isopropylmalate dehydratase large subunit, with protein MTAPRTTYDKIWDDHMVDQKDDGTCLLYIDRHLVHEVTSPQAFEGLRTTHRTVRAPEKTLAVVDHNVPTSPDRAQGIKNEESRIQVEALATNAAEFNVEYFNENDKRQGIVHIVGPEQGFTLPGTTIVCGDSHTSTHGAFGALAHGIGTSEVEHVLATQTLIQRKAKNMLVEVNGVLPAHVTAKDIILAIIGEIGTAGGTGYVIEFAGEAIRALSMEGRMTVCNMTIEAGARAGLIAPDEKTYEYIKGRPRAPKGKAWDMALDYWKSLVSDEGAHYDKIVRLDAAKLPPIVSWGSSPEDVIAVTGEVPDPDLIEDEAKRTSKWRALDYMGLKPGTKITDITIDRVFIGSCTNGRIEDLRAAAAVVEGKTVSPSVDAMIVPGSGLVKDQAEAEGLDVIFKAAGFDWREPGCSMCLAMNDDRLKPYERCASTSNRNFEGRQGFKGRTHLVSPTMAAAAAIAGHFVDIREWE; from the coding sequence ATGACCGCACCGCGCACAACCTACGACAAGATCTGGGACGACCATATGGTTGACCAGAAGGATGACGGAACCTGCCTGCTCTATATCGACCGCCACCTGGTTCATGAAGTGACCAGCCCGCAGGCGTTTGAAGGCCTGCGCACCACGCACCGCACCGTGCGTGCGCCGGAAAAGACGCTGGCTGTGGTGGACCACAATGTGCCGACTTCGCCGGACCGGGCGCAGGGCATCAAGAACGAGGAAAGCCGCATCCAGGTCGAGGCCCTTGCCACCAATGCGGCCGAGTTCAACGTCGAATATTTCAACGAGAACGACAAGCGCCAAGGCATTGTCCACATTGTCGGTCCCGAGCAGGGTTTCACGCTGCCCGGCACCACCATCGTCTGCGGCGACAGCCACACCTCGACGCATGGCGCCTTCGGCGCGCTGGCCCACGGCATCGGCACATCGGAAGTCGAGCATGTGCTGGCCACCCAGACGCTGATCCAGCGCAAGGCCAAGAACATGCTGGTCGAGGTCAATGGCGTGTTGCCCGCGCATGTCACCGCCAAGGACATCATCCTTGCCATCATCGGCGAAATCGGCACGGCCGGCGGCACCGGTTATGTCATCGAATTCGCCGGCGAAGCGATCCGTGCCTTGTCGATGGAAGGCCGGATGACGGTCTGCAACATGACCATCGAAGCCGGCGCGCGCGCCGGCCTGATCGCGCCGGATGAGAAGACCTATGAATACATCAAGGGCCGTCCGCGCGCGCCAAAAGGCAAGGCCTGGGACATGGCGCTCGACTACTGGAAATCACTGGTTTCCGACGAGGGCGCCCATTACGACAAGATCGTCCGTCTCGACGCCGCCAAGCTGCCGCCGATCGTTTCCTGGGGCTCCTCGCCCGAGGATGTGATCGCAGTCACCGGCGAAGTGCCGGATCCGGATCTGATCGAGGACGAAGCCAAGCGGACGTCAAAATGGCGGGCGCTGGATTACATGGGCCTCAAGCCCGGCACCAAGATCACCGACATCACCATCGACCGGGTTTTCATCGGCTCGTGCACCAATGGCCGCATCGAGGATCTGCGCGCAGCCGCCGCAGTTGTCGAAGGCAAGACCGTCAGCCCGAGCGTTGACGCGATGATCGTTCCGGGCTCGGGTCTGGTCAAGGACCAGGCCGAAGCCGAAGGCCTCGACGTGATCTTCAAGGCCGCGGGCTTTGACTGGCGCGAGCCGGGCTGCTCGATGTGTCTGGCCATGAACGACGACCGGCTCAAGCCCTATGAGCGCTGCGCCTCAACCTCGAACCGCAATTTTGAAGGCCGTCAGGGCTTCAAGGGCCGCACCCATCTGGTTTCGCCGACCATGGCGGCCGCTGCAGCCATCGCCGGCCATTTCGTCGACATCCGCGAGTGGGAATAG
- a CDS encoding GNAT family N-acetyltransferase: MNMPDTIDISLLHLKDAHHFSPLLAAYVQSLKRGAPRRPDDYYAETLLQDRVAQVFGARLDGELVGFAVFYDLPDPVTGMRCGQVDHLYVSHLHRNVGIAQAMIDMLAEESDSRGWSRLVLNAPRLPEDGRKLYEKIATKADFSSWEVRFDHSG; the protein is encoded by the coding sequence ATGAACATGCCAGACACGATCGACATCTCGCTGTTGCACCTCAAGGATGCACACCACTTCTCGCCACTGCTGGCTGCCTATGTGCAGTCACTCAAGCGCGGAGCGCCGCGTCGGCCTGATGATTATTATGCCGAGACGCTGCTGCAGGACCGGGTGGCGCAGGTTTTTGGCGCCCGGCTTGATGGCGAGCTGGTCGGTTTCGCCGTTTTTTACGATCTGCCGGATCCGGTCACCGGCATGCGTTGCGGTCAGGTTGATCATCTTTATGTCAGCCATTTGCACCGCAATGTGGGCATCGCCCAGGCCATGATCGACATGTTGGCCGAGGAAAGCGACTCGCGCGGCTGGTCGCGATTGGTACTCAATGCGCCGCGGCTGCCTGAAGACGGACGCAAGCTCTATGAAAAAATCGCCACAAAGGCTGATTTTTCCAGTTGGGAAGTCCGCTTCGATCATTCCGGCTGA